From the genome of Lineus longissimus chromosome 8, tnLinLong1.2, whole genome shotgun sequence, one region includes:
- the LOC135492304 gene encoding low-density lipoprotein receptor class A domain-containing protein 3-like isoform X2: METVGIRHFLVLLSTVKLLDGGSLDLIQVVPQSPLKVQVGATVHFNCSVNTDIIPPETMVWDYNKELEPKVAIRRLGMNLLQIKITKVALVDSGTLRCKAENQYRVPQFKEISLWVLEKKENACTGSMQYKCTSGECIFLPFRCDSIVHCEDASDEIGCNPRKILDKTEEDEMDWLRTTVYTAVGCIIAMVLIIAILIVAILRIRMKREQARLAQLDRTPIQTVGTVGPVSTSTIGTIDTSSPYVQRCPPSMDTGIGDTFESSEATIHAELSSLIVEAPPPYIEHDPHLPCDEEAPPPYETMDGRRTERRQRSSDRSRTTQRKEHRHHSPRISPGRSPRTDSRQGATVPSPYVPMLYEVSL, encoded by the exons ATGGAGACTGTAGGAATTCGACATTTCTTGGTGCTTCTTTCCACTGTGAAATTACTAG ATGGTGGATCTCTAGACCTGATTCAGGTCGTACCACAAAGCCCGCTCAAAGTCCAAGTAGGAGCCACTGTACATTTCAACTGCTCCGTCAACACAGATATCATTCCCCCAGAGACTATGGTATGGGATTATAACAAAGAATTAGAACCCAAAGTCGCAATCCGCAGACTGGGAATGAACTTGTTGCAAATAAAAATAACGAAAGTGGCCTTAGTGGATTCAGGGACCTTGAGGTGCAAGGCTGAAAACCAGTACAGAGTACCACAGTTCAAGGAAATAAGTTTATGGGTGCTAGAAA AAAAAGAGAATGCTTGCACTGGTTCAATgcagtacaaatgtacatcAGGCGAGTGTATCTTCCTTCCATTTCGGTGTGACAGCATTGTGCATTGCGAGGATGCTTCTGATGAAATTGGATGCA ATCCGCGAAAAATACTTGACAAGACAGAGGAGGACGAAATGGATTGGCTTCGGACAACTGTATACACAGCAGTCGGCTGTATCATTGCGATGGTCCTCATCATCGCCATATTGATTGTGGCAATTCTCCGCATCCGGATGAAAAGAGAGCAAGCACGACTAGCACAACTTGACCGAACACCGATACAAACTGTTGGGACAGTGGGTCCCGTGAGTACCAGCACCATCGGTACGATTGATACCTCTAGTCCGTACGTCCAGCGGTGTCCTCCATCGATGGACACAGGCATAGGCGACACCTTCGAGTCGTCAGAGGCGACAATACACGCAGAGCTGTCATCCCTAATAGTCGAAGCCCCACCGCCTTATATTGAGCATGACCCACATCTTCCGTGTGATGAGGAGGCTCCACCTCCGTACGAAACGATGGATGGTAGACGAACAGAACGCAGGCAGCGTTCTTCTGATAGAAGCCGGACAACGCAACGGAAAGAGCATCGTCATCACTCCCCACGGATTTCCCCCGGACGGTCGCCTCGTACAGACTCTAGGCAAGGGGCTACTGTTCCCTCACCATATGTGCCCATGTTGTATGAAGTGTCCTTATGA
- the LOC135492304 gene encoding low-density lipoprotein receptor class A domain-containing protein 3-like isoform X1 has product METVGIRHFLVLLSTVKLLDGGSLDLIQVVPQSPLKVQVGATVHFNCSVNTDIIPPETMVWDYNKELEPKVAIRRLGMNLLQIKITKVALVDSGTLRCKAENQYRVPQFKEISLWVLEKKENACTGSMQYKCTSGECIFLPFRCDSIVHCEDASDEIGCKPSCSMGFLCKNKNCIGARLVCDRYSENHCGDWSDENNCMYKRTDPRKILDKTEEDEMDWLRTTVYTAVGCIIAMVLIIAILIVAILRIRMKREQARLAQLDRTPIQTVGTVGPVSTSTIGTIDTSSPYVQRCPPSMDTGIGDTFESSEATIHAELSSLIVEAPPPYIEHDPHLPCDEEAPPPYETMDGRRTERRQRSSDRSRTTQRKEHRHHSPRISPGRSPRTDSRQGATVPSPYVPMLYEVSL; this is encoded by the exons ATGGAGACTGTAGGAATTCGACATTTCTTGGTGCTTCTTTCCACTGTGAAATTACTAG ATGGTGGATCTCTAGACCTGATTCAGGTCGTACCACAAAGCCCGCTCAAAGTCCAAGTAGGAGCCACTGTACATTTCAACTGCTCCGTCAACACAGATATCATTCCCCCAGAGACTATGGTATGGGATTATAACAAAGAATTAGAACCCAAAGTCGCAATCCGCAGACTGGGAATGAACTTGTTGCAAATAAAAATAACGAAAGTGGCCTTAGTGGATTCAGGGACCTTGAGGTGCAAGGCTGAAAACCAGTACAGAGTACCACAGTTCAAGGAAATAAGTTTATGGGTGCTAGAAA AAAAAGAGAATGCTTGCACTGGTTCAATgcagtacaaatgtacatcAGGCGAGTGTATCTTCCTTCCATTTCGGTGTGACAGCATTGTGCATTGCGAGGATGCTTCTGATGAAATTGGATGCA AGCCATCCTGTTCCATGGGATTTCTGTGCAAGAACAAAAACTGTATTGGTGCTAGGTTAGTGTGCGATAGGTACAGCGAGAACCATTGTGGCGACTGGTCCGATGAGAACAACTGCATGTATAAAAGAACGG ATCCGCGAAAAATACTTGACAAGACAGAGGAGGACGAAATGGATTGGCTTCGGACAACTGTATACACAGCAGTCGGCTGTATCATTGCGATGGTCCTCATCATCGCCATATTGATTGTGGCAATTCTCCGCATCCGGATGAAAAGAGAGCAAGCACGACTAGCACAACTTGACCGAACACCGATACAAACTGTTGGGACAGTGGGTCCCGTGAGTACCAGCACCATCGGTACGATTGATACCTCTAGTCCGTACGTCCAGCGGTGTCCTCCATCGATGGACACAGGCATAGGCGACACCTTCGAGTCGTCAGAGGCGACAATACACGCAGAGCTGTCATCCCTAATAGTCGAAGCCCCACCGCCTTATATTGAGCATGACCCACATCTTCCGTGTGATGAGGAGGCTCCACCTCCGTACGAAACGATGGATGGTAGACGAACAGAACGCAGGCAGCGTTCTTCTGATAGAAGCCGGACAACGCAACGGAAAGAGCATCGTCATCACTCCCCACGGATTTCCCCCGGACGGTCGCCTCGTACAGACTCTAGGCAAGGGGCTACTGTTCCCTCACCATATGTGCCCATGTTGTATGAAGTGTCCTTATGA
- the LOC135492798 gene encoding secreted frizzled-related protein 1-like, translating into MAYTILRCVFTVVLPLISASPAADRDSSSVIETSDSSYYEDRAWSDTYMADWSNPDWALISGRSQQRTCVDIPANLTLCQNLGYQKMVLPNLLGHDSLGEVTQQAGSWVSLQNIKCHRDTQLFLCSLFAPVCLDRLIWPCRSLCEAVKAGCVSRMNSYGFPWPDMLRCDKFPLENDLCITSRSPDGNKDNKDCPPCKEPDTVEGIVDNFCRAQFVMKVKGKKVQTGASGLELTAAKKMKMFKKEKLKKRFLQKPLSIGNGADCTCQRLNITEERNYLVMGNIVNKKPVVSAIFKWSGKKKSTTRQGLKASKKKDVCKGGVSALENVDSMKTKRDKKKGKKKGRGKGKRRDREPKKTRRPRYKEMFFRK; encoded by the exons ATGGCTTACACGATTCTTCGGTGTGTGTTTACGGTGGTGTTACCTCTCATTTCCGCATCTCCAGCAGCTGACAGAGACAGTTCGTCTGTAATAGAAACTTCAGACAGTTCTTACTACGAGGACCGGGCATGGTCAGATACCTATATGGCAGATTGGTCCAATCCGGACTGGGCACTCATAAGCGGGCGATCACAACAGCGGACATGTGTGGATATTCCAGCAAATCTAACTCTCTGTCAAAATTTAGGATACCAGAAAATGGTTCTTCCAAATTTGTTGGGTCATGACAGTCTCGGTGAAGTCACCCAACAGGCAGGTTCATGGGTGTCTCTCCAAAATATAAAATGCCATCGGGACACCCAGTTATTTCTCTGCTCTCTGTTTGCGCCTGTGTGCTTGGACCGGTTGATATGGCCGTGTCGCTCTCTCTGTGAGGCCGTCAAAGCCGGTTGTGTCAGTCGGATGAATTCCTACGGTTTTCCTTGGCCGGACATGCTCCGCTGTGATAAATTCCCCCTCGAGAATGACCTGTGTATCACATCACGATCACCCGACGGAAATAAAG ATAATAAAGACTGTCCTCCGTGTAAAGAACCTGATACCGTCGAAGGAATTGTGGATAATTTTTGCAGAGCTCAATTCG TCATGAAGGTCAAAGGAAAGAAGGTCCAGACCGGCGCTAGTGGTCTCGAGCTCACCGCCgcaaagaagatgaaaatgttTAAGAAGGAGAAGCTAAAAAAGCGGTTCCTCCAGAAACCCTTATCGATTGGCAATGGCGCGGACTGCACATGTCAGAGGTTGAACATCACGGAGGAGAGGAATTACTTGGTCATGGGAAATATTGTTAATAAGAAGCCGGTGGTCAGTGCCATCTTTAAATGGAGCGGCAAGAAAAAGAGCACAACGCGACAAGGATTGAAAGCCTCCAAGAAAAAGGACGTTTGCAAGGGTGGCGTGAGTGCGCTGGAGAACGTTGACAGTATGAAAACTAAGCGTGATAAGAAGAAAGGGAAGAAGAAGGGTAGGGGAAAGGGAAAGAGGAGGGACAGGGAACCAAAAAAGACCAGGAGGCCGAGGTATAAAGAAATGTTTTTCCGTAAGTGA